The genomic window CGGTGTCCCGGGCCGCCTTCTTGGCCGCGGCCAGGTCGCTCACCACCGGAATGATCCGCGCGTCCGGACTCGACCTGGGATCGCGGTCGAACACCCCGTCCACGTCACTCAGGATCACCAGCAGGTCCATCTCCATGAGCGTGGCTACCAAGGCCGAGAGCTGGTCGTTGTCGCCGAACTTCACCTCGTCCACCGCCACCGTGTCGTTCTCGTTGACGATGGGGATGATGTTCCAGTCCAGCAGCGTCTTGAGCGTGTGCTTGGCGTTGAGGTAGCGCTGGCGGTTGGCCAGGTCCTCGTGGGTCAGAAGCACCTGCGCCACGTGCTTCCCGTGACCGCCGAAGGAGTTCTCGTACAGCGCCATGAGCCGGATCTGGCCCACGGCGGCCAGCGCCTGCTCCTGGGGCAGGTCCCGCGGGCGCTTGGCGAGTCCCAGCCGGCTCAGGCCCGAGGCGATGGCGCCCGAGCTCACCACCACGAGCTTCTTGTCCTGGTCGTGCAGCGCCGCCAGCTCGCGTACCAGCCGCCCGATGCGGCGCGCGTGCAGGCCGCGCTCGGAGGACAGGATGCGGCTGCCGATCTTCACCACCACCCGCTTGGCGCGGTGCACGTATTTGCGTCTCAGGTCAGCCATGAACTTCCAGGTGCGTTGCCGATTTTCCCCTGCCCGCGGACGCCGCGCGTCTTTCGGCAAGGTCTTCAACGATCATCTGTTTGAGCCGCGCCAGCCCCTCGCCCGTCACCGCGGAGATGGCGCAGAAGCGGTAGCCCCGGCCGCCGAAGAACGCTTCGAGGTCCGCCACCATGCTCCGGTCCGGCAGGAGGTCCACCTTGTTCGCCGCCACGATCTGGGGCTTGTGCGACAGCTCCTCGTCGAACAGCGCCAACTCGCGGTTCACCGTCTCGAAGTCCGCCCGGGGATCGCACTCGCCGAGTTGGAAGACATCGAGCACGTGCACCAGCACGCCGGTGCGGGTCACGTGCTTGAGAAAGCGATGGCCCAGGCCCTCGCCCCGATGGGCGCCCTCGATGAGGCCGGGAATGTCCGCCATCACGAAGCTCAGGTCGCCGTGGGCCACCACGCCCAGGTTGGGCACCAGCGTGGTGAAGGGATAGTCGGCGATCTTGGGACGCGCCGCGGAGACGGCCGAGATCAGGGTCGACTTGCCCGCGTTGGGCAGCCCGATAAGCCCCACGTCCGCCAGCAGCCGCAACTCCAGCCGAAGCTCCCGCTCTTCTCCCGGATCACCCGGCTCCGCGAACCGCGGCGCCTGCCGCGTGGCGCTGGCGAAGCGGCTGTTGCCCTTGCCGCCCTTGCCCCCGTGTGCCAGCACCGCCTCGCCCGAGGGGGTATCGATATCGGCTATCAACTCGCCCGTCGCCGCGTCGCGGATCAGGGTTCCCACCGGCACCCGGATCACCCGGTCCTCGCCCTTCTTGCCGTGCTGGTCCTTGCCGCGCCCGTGCTGTCCCCGGTTGCCGCGATACAACCTCTGGTAGCGCAGATCGAGGAGCGTGGTCAGGTGCGCATCCCCCGTCACGCGGACGTGCCCGCCGTCGCCGCCATCGCCGCCGTCCGGGCCACCCTTGGGGACATACTTCTCACGGCGAAAGCTGACGCAGCCGCGGCCGCCGTCCCCGGCCTTCACCGTGATCTCGACCTCGTCGACGAACTTCATGATTCAGTGGGTCTTCGGTGTGTCCGCGCAACCGCCTTGAGCGTCCCGCGATACCGGTTCTGACAAAATGGGTGTGGAATGTAGTGTGGAATGGATGGGAACGCGGCGGGGCCGCGATGTTTCAAGGGTCGGAAGACAGGATACCCGGGCGCCGGCGCATTCGTGCCGGCGCGGCGTTCAGGCGGGAAGGATGGCCACCCGCTTGCGCGACCGGCCCCAGCGCTGGTACTCCACCGTGCCCTCGACCAGGGCGAACAGCGTGTAGTCGCGCCCCATGCCGACGTTCTTGCCCGGATGGATCTTCGTGCCCAGTTGGCGCACCAGGATGTTTCCCGCCTTGACGTGCTGTCCGCCGTAGCGCTTGACCCCGCGCCTCTGTCCCTGACTGTCGCGACCGTTGCGCGAGCTTCCGCCTGATTTCTTGTGCGCCATCGGTTCTTCCGCCTTACGCCTGGATTTCGACGATTCTCAGGGTGGTGTGCATCTGGCGGTGGCCCTGCTTGCGGCTGTAGCCCTTCCGCCGCTTCTTCTTGAAGACGATGATCTTCTTGTCGAGCCCCTGCTCGACGATCTCCGCCGTCACCTGGGCCTGCTCCACCAGCGGCGTGCCAACCCTGGCCTCTTCGTCGCCGTCGCCGCTGACCAGCAACACCTCGTCCAGGGTCACCGTGGCGCCGACATCACCGCCCAGACGCTCCACGTTTACCAACTCGCCCTCGGCGATCCGGTACTGCTTCCCACCCGTCTTTACAACTGCATAACGTCCCATGGTTGCGTGACTTTTTAATGGAGAAGGGCGTGAAAGTCAAACGCCCTTGACGTCCAGCAGCCGGAGTTCCATGGCGGAGGTG from Deltaproteobacteria bacterium includes these protein-coding regions:
- the rplU gene encoding 50S ribosomal protein L21; translated protein: MGRYAVVKTGGKQYRIAEGELVNVERLGGDVGATVTLDEVLLVSGDGDEEARVGTPLVEQAQVTAEIVEQGLDKKIIVFKKKRRKGYSRKQGHRQMHTTLRIVEIQA
- the proB gene encoding glutamate 5-kinase; this encodes MRRKYVHRAKRVVVKIGSRILSSERGLHARRIGRLVRELAALHDQDKKLVVVSSGAIASGLSRLGLAKRPRDLPQEQALAAVGQIRLMALYENSFGGHGKHVAQVLLTHEDLANRQRYLNAKHTLKTLLDWNIIPIVNENDTVAVDEVKFGDNDQLSALVATLMEMDLLVILSDVDGVFDRDPRSSPDARIIPVVSDLAAAKKAARDTAPSELGRGGMFSKLCAAEQASQAGIPTVIANGREREVLLGLFDGSRESGTLVLPEENRLTSRKHWILHNLKPSGQVMVDNGALAAVTAKGKSLLPSGVRDIKGSFGAGACVSCVDDSGREFARGLVNYSARELRQIKGSHSGKIASILGYKAYDEIIHRDDLVLL
- the obgE gene encoding GTPase ObgE, with the translated sequence MKFVDEVEITVKAGDGGRGCVSFRREKYVPKGGPDGGDGGDGGHVRVTGDAHLTTLLDLRYQRLYRGNRGQHGRGKDQHGKKGEDRVIRVPVGTLIRDAATGELIADIDTPSGEAVLAHGGKGGKGNSRFASATRQAPRFAEPGDPGEERELRLELRLLADVGLIGLPNAGKSTLISAVSAARPKIADYPFTTLVPNLGVVAHGDLSFVMADIPGLIEGAHRGEGLGHRFLKHVTRTGVLVHVLDVFQLGECDPRADFETVNRELALFDEELSHKPQIVAANKVDLLPDRSMVADLEAFFGGRGYRFCAISAVTGEGLARLKQMIVEDLAERRAASAGRGKSATHLEVHG
- the rpmA gene encoding 50S ribosomal protein L27, whose amino-acid sequence is MAHKKSGGSSRNGRDSQGQRRGVKRYGGQHVKAGNILVRQLGTKIHPGKNVGMGRDYTLFALVEGTVEYQRWGRSRKRVAILPA